The proteins below come from a single Sylvia atricapilla isolate bSylAtr1 unplaced genomic scaffold, bSylAtr1.pri scaffold_66_arrow_ctg1, whole genome shotgun sequence genomic window:
- the LOC136374977 gene encoding olfactory receptor 14C36-like: MSNSSSISHFLLLALADRWQLQLLHFCLFLGISLAALLGNGLVIAAVTCGHHLHSPMFFFLLNLALSDLGCICTTVPKAMHNSLWDTRDIYTGCAAQLFFVLFFIYAEFSLLTILCYDRYVSICKPLHYGTLLGSRACAHMAAAAWASAFLYALLHTASTFSLPLCHGNALGQFFCEIPHILKLSCSKSYFREFGLIAASASLVLGCFVFIVYSYVQTFRAVLRITSEQGRHKAFSTCLPHLAVVSLFVSTAMFAYLKLPSISSPSLDLAVSVLYSVVPPALNPLIYSLRNQELKAAVWKLITGWCQ; the protein is encoded by the coding sequence atgtccaacagcagctccatcagccacttcctcctgctggcactggcagacaggtggcagctgcagctcctgcacttctgcctcttcctgggcatctccctggctgccctcctgggcaacGGCCTCGTCATCGCTGCCGTCACCTGtggccaccacctgcacagccccatgttcttcttcctgctcaaccTGGCCCTCAGCGACCTGGGCTGCATCtgcaccactgtccccaaagccatgcacaattccctctgggacaccagggacatcTACACAGGATGTGCTGCACAGCTCTTTTTCGTTCTGTTCTTCATCTATGCAGAGTTTTCCCTCCTGACCATCTTGTGCTACGACCGCTACGTGTCCATCTGCAAACCCCTGCACTACgggaccctcctgggcagcagagcttgtgcgcacatggcagcagctgcctgggccagtgccTTCCTCTATGCACTTCTGCACACAGCCAGTAcattttccctgcccctgtgccatggcaatGCTCTTGGccagttcttctgtgaaatcCCACACATTCTCAAGCTCTCCTGCTCCAAATCCTACTTCAGGGAATTTGGGCTCATTGCTGCTAGTGCTTCTTTAGTACTTGGttgttttgtgttcattgtttACTCCTATGTACAAACCTTCAGGGCTGTTCTGAGGATCACCTCTGAGCAGGGACggcacaaagccttttccacctgcctccctcaTTTGGCTGTGGTCTCCCTGTTTGTCAGCACTGCCATGTTTGCCTACCTGAAGCTTCCCTCtatctcctccccatccctggatctgGCAGTGTCAGTTCTGTACTCAGTAgtgcctccagccctgaaccCCCTCATCTACAGCCTGAGGAACCAGGAGCTCAAGGCTGCAGTGTGGAAACTGATCACTGGATGGTGTCAGTAA